The Oharaeibacter diazotrophicus genome has a segment encoding these proteins:
- a CDS encoding 2Fe-2S iron-sulfur cluster-binding protein: MTEIENVVVIDGLRVPFEPGQTILEAALAAGVWIPHLCHHPDFAPHGSCKVCTVVVNGRNGSACTMRALPGQEVASATPEIQERRRTLLQMLFVEGNHFCPGCEKSGNCTLQALAYDAEMLTPRFDHFYPNRRLDGSHPDVLLDLDRCILCELCVRASRDVDGKSVFAVAGRGGDCRIVVNSPTGRLGDTDLAIEDAAAHVCPVGAILPKRVGFSVPIGARVFDAGPISEVSPHLARTEDGR, from the coding sequence GTGACGGAGATCGAGAACGTCGTCGTCATCGACGGCCTGCGCGTGCCGTTCGAGCCGGGCCAGACCATCCTCGAGGCGGCGCTCGCCGCCGGGGTCTGGATCCCGCACCTCTGCCACCACCCGGACTTCGCCCCGCACGGCAGCTGCAAGGTCTGCACCGTCGTGGTCAACGGCCGCAACGGCTCGGCCTGCACGATGCGGGCGCTGCCCGGCCAGGAGGTCGCGAGCGCGACGCCGGAGATCCAGGAGCGCCGGCGCACCCTGTTGCAGATGCTGTTCGTCGAGGGCAACCACTTCTGCCCGGGCTGCGAGAAGAGCGGCAACTGCACGCTCCAGGCGCTCGCCTACGACGCCGAGATGCTGACGCCGCGCTTCGACCATTTCTACCCGAACCGCCGGCTCGACGGCTCGCACCCCGACGTGCTGCTCGACCTCGACCGCTGCATCCTCTGCGAACTCTGCGTCCGGGCGAGCCGCGACGTCGATGGCAAGTCGGTGTTCGCCGTCGCCGGCCGCGGCGGCGACTGCCGCATCGTCGTGAACTCTCCCACCGGGCGGCTCGGCGACACCGATCTCGCGATCGAGGACGCCGCCGCCCACGTCTGCCCGGTCGGGGCGATCCTGCCGAAGCGGGTCGGCTTCTCGGTGCCGATCGGCGCCCGCGTCTTCGACGCCGGGCCGATCTCCGAGGTCTCGCCCCATCTCGCCCGCACGGAGGACGGCCGATGA
- a CDS encoding NAD(P)H-dependent oxidoreductase subunit E, with protein MPDDDLETRAVDAALDRHRRDRTRLVEILREIQDDLRWLSPDTLTAVAAGLGVSRADVEATATFYAFFATRPRGRTRILFSDNVTDRMAGNRALYRRMLAQFGLSGDETSADGRVSVGLTACTGMGDQGPAILVDGRVVTRMTADRVDAVADLVRRDVALADWPEEFFRVDDQVRRADVLLGGPWVPGESLSAAIARGRDGMLAEMRASNLRGRGGAGFTTAVKWMAARDAAGGPKVIVCNADEGEPGTFKDRVLLASHAGKVFEGMAVAAWCVGASEGFLYLRGEYLHLKAPLEAVLADMRARGLLGRSVLGTEGFDFDVEIRMGAGAYVCGEETALIESLEGKPGRPRIRPPFPVVRGYLGRPTVVNNVETLCKAHEIAKRGGAWFAGTGTRQSTGTKLLSISGDCDRPGVYEYPFGVAIAEVLADCGAERAIAVQVGGASGVLVAADDFRRRIAFEDVPTAGAMMVFGPGRDLVDVAAAFADFFAEESCGFCTPCRVGTRLVKRLVDKVAAGHGTHGDLLEIRRLQSLMARTSHCGLGQTAANAVVDALERFRPAFERRLAAVDFEPAFDLDASLATARRLAGRDDADAHLVQEFEP; from the coding sequence GTGCCCGACGACGACCTGGAGACCCGCGCGGTCGACGCCGCGCTCGACCGCCACCGCCGCGACCGCACCCGTCTCGTCGAGATCCTGCGCGAGATCCAGGACGACCTCCGCTGGCTGTCGCCCGACACGCTGACCGCCGTCGCCGCCGGCCTCGGCGTCTCGCGTGCCGACGTCGAGGCAACCGCCACTTTCTACGCCTTCTTCGCGACCCGGCCGCGCGGGCGCACCCGGATCCTGTTCTCCGACAACGTCACCGACCGCATGGCCGGCAACCGCGCCCTCTACCGGCGCATGCTGGCGCAGTTCGGCCTTTCCGGCGACGAGACCAGCGCCGACGGCCGCGTCTCGGTCGGGCTGACCGCATGCACGGGCATGGGCGACCAGGGCCCCGCGATCCTCGTCGACGGGCGCGTCGTCACACGCATGACCGCCGACCGGGTCGACGCCGTCGCCGACCTCGTCCGTCGCGACGTGGCCCTCGCCGACTGGCCGGAGGAGTTCTTCCGGGTCGACGACCAGGTCCGCCGGGCCGACGTGCTGCTCGGCGGGCCGTGGGTGCCCGGCGAGAGCCTCTCCGCGGCGATCGCCCGCGGTCGCGACGGCATGCTCGCCGAGATGCGCGCCTCCAACCTGCGCGGCCGCGGCGGCGCCGGCTTCACCACCGCGGTCAAGTGGATGGCCGCCCGCGACGCCGCCGGCGGCCCCAAGGTGATCGTCTGCAACGCCGACGAGGGCGAGCCCGGCACCTTCAAGGACCGGGTGCTGCTGGCGAGCCACGCCGGCAAGGTGTTCGAGGGCATGGCGGTGGCGGCGTGGTGCGTCGGCGCCAGCGAGGGCTTCCTGTACCTGCGCGGAGAATATCTCCACCTCAAGGCCCCGCTCGAGGCCGTGCTCGCCGACATGCGCGCCCGCGGCCTCCTCGGGCGGAGCGTGCTCGGCACCGAGGGCTTCGACTTCGACGTCGAGATCCGCATGGGCGCCGGCGCCTACGTCTGCGGCGAGGAGACCGCGCTGATCGAGAGTCTCGAGGGCAAGCCGGGCCGGCCGCGGATCCGCCCGCCCTTCCCGGTGGTGCGCGGCTATCTCGGCCGTCCGACCGTGGTCAACAACGTCGAGACGCTGTGCAAGGCGCACGAGATCGCCAAGCGCGGCGGCGCGTGGTTCGCCGGCACCGGCACGCGGCAGTCGACCGGCACCAAGCTGCTCTCGATCTCCGGCGACTGCGACCGGCCCGGCGTCTACGAATATCCCTTCGGCGTCGCCATCGCCGAGGTGCTGGCCGACTGCGGCGCCGAGCGGGCGATCGCGGTCCAGGTCGGCGGCGCCTCGGGCGTGCTGGTCGCCGCCGACGACTTCCGCCGCCGCATCGCCTTCGAGGACGTGCCGACCGCCGGCGCCATGATGGTGTTCGGCCCCGGCCGCGACCTCGTCGACGTCGCCGCCGCCTTCGCCGACTTCTTCGCCGAGGAGAGCTGCGGCTTCTGCACGCCCTGCCGGGTCGGCACCCGGCTCGTGAAGCGGCTGGTCGACAAGGTCGCCGCCGGCCACGGCACCCACGGCGACCTCCTGGAGATCCGCCGGCTGCAGAGCCTGATGGCGCGCACCAGCCACTGCGGCCTCGGCCAGACCGCGGCCAACGCCGTGGTCGACGCCCTCGAGCGCTTCCGCCCCGCCTTCGAGCGCCGCCTCGCCGCGGTCGACTTCGAGCCCGCCTTCGACCTCGACGCTTCGCTCGCCACCGCCCGCCGCCTCGCCGGCCGCGACGACGCCGACGCCCATCTCGTGCAGGAGTTCGAGCCGTGA
- a CDS encoding 2-oxoacid:acceptor oxidoreductase family protein — protein MFQVRIHGRGGQGVVTAAEMLSVAAFLEGRHAQAFPSFGSERTGAPVVAFCRIDDREIRVREPVVAPDALIVQDPTLFHQVDVFQGLSPDGYVLVNSGRSFAELGLADVAGRFRPERMLTVPASDLAMRHIGRPLPNAVLLGGFAAFAGLVHLDSVEAAIRDRFSGRLAEANVAAARAAHAYVTEEMREPARC, from the coding sequence ATGTTCCAGGTCCGTATCCACGGCCGCGGCGGCCAGGGCGTCGTCACGGCCGCGGAGATGCTCTCGGTCGCCGCCTTCCTGGAGGGGCGCCACGCCCAGGCCTTCCCGAGCTTCGGCTCGGAGCGCACCGGCGCGCCGGTGGTGGCGTTCTGCCGGATCGACGACCGCGAGATCCGCGTCCGCGAGCCGGTGGTGGCGCCCGACGCGCTGATCGTCCAGGACCCGACTCTGTTCCATCAGGTCGACGTGTTCCAGGGCCTGTCGCCGGACGGCTACGTGCTGGTCAACTCCGGCCGGAGCTTCGCCGAGCTCGGCCTTGCCGACGTCGCCGGCCGCTTTCGCCCCGAGCGGATGCTGACGGTGCCGGCGAGCGACCTCGCCATGCGCCACATCGGGCGGCCGCTGCCGAACGCCGTGCTGCTCGGCGGCTTCGCCGCCTTCGCCGGCCTCGTCCACCTCGACAGCGTCGAGGCGGCGATCCGCGACCGCTTCTCCGGCCGGCTCGCCGAGGCCAACGTCGCCGCGGCCCGCGCCGCCCACGCCTACGTCACCGAGGAAATGAGGGAGCCCGCGCGATGCTGA
- the porA gene encoding pyruvate ferredoxin oxidoreductase, which produces MLRQIEGSRAVAETVALCRPEVICAYPISPQTHIVEGLGELVKTGALAPCEFVNVESEFAAMSVAIGASAAGARAYTATASQGLLFMVEAVYNASGLGLPIVMTVANRAIGAPINIWNDHTDSMSQRDCGWIQLFAETNQEAADLHVQAFRLAEELSLPVMVCMDGFILTHAFERVDIPDQATVDAFLPPFEPRQVLDPADPVTIGAMVGPEAFMEVRYLAHHRQTEALARIPEIAAEFAAAFGRESGGLVRPYRLDDAETVVIALGSVLGTIKDVVDEMRAEGRRIGALGIGSFRPFPHAAIRAALAGAKRYVVVEKSLAVGGGGVVATDVRMALDGAAIPGITAVAGLGGRAITKASLRRLFEAVIVGTAEPLTFLDLDRGIVERELARMREKRRSGPIAENILRDVGAVAARIV; this is translated from the coding sequence ATGCTGAGGCAGATCGAGGGATCGCGGGCGGTCGCCGAGACCGTGGCGCTGTGCCGGCCGGAGGTGATCTGCGCCTATCCGATCTCGCCGCAGACACACATCGTCGAGGGCCTCGGCGAGCTGGTGAAGACCGGCGCGCTCGCCCCGTGCGAGTTCGTCAACGTCGAGAGCGAGTTCGCGGCGATGTCGGTGGCGATCGGCGCCTCGGCGGCCGGCGCGCGCGCCTATACCGCGACGGCTTCGCAGGGGCTCCTGTTCATGGTCGAGGCGGTCTACAACGCCTCCGGCCTCGGCCTGCCGATCGTGATGACGGTGGCCAACCGCGCCATCGGCGCACCGATCAACATCTGGAACGACCACACGGATTCGATGTCGCAGCGCGACTGCGGCTGGATCCAGCTGTTCGCCGAGACCAACCAGGAGGCCGCCGACCTACACGTCCAGGCCTTCCGCCTCGCCGAGGAGCTGTCGCTGCCGGTGATGGTCTGCATGGACGGCTTCATCCTGACCCACGCCTTCGAGCGGGTCGACATTCCCGACCAGGCTACGGTGGACGCCTTCCTGCCACCGTTCGAGCCCCGGCAGGTGCTCGACCCCGCCGACCCCGTTACCATCGGCGCCATGGTGGGACCCGAGGCCTTCATGGAGGTGCGCTACCTCGCCCACCACCGCCAGACCGAGGCGCTCGCCCGCATCCCGGAGATCGCGGCGGAGTTCGCCGCCGCCTTCGGCCGGGAATCCGGCGGGCTCGTCAGGCCCTACCGGCTCGACGACGCCGAAACGGTGGTGATCGCGCTCGGCTCGGTGCTCGGCACCATCAAGGACGTGGTCGACGAGATGCGCGCCGAGGGCCGGCGGATCGGCGCGCTCGGCATCGGCTCGTTCCGGCCGTTCCCGCACGCGGCGATCCGCGCCGCGCTCGCCGGGGCGAAGCGCTACGTGGTGGTGGAGAAGTCGCTCGCCGTCGGTGGCGGCGGCGTGGTGGCGACCGACGTCCGGATGGCGCTCGACGGCGCGGCGATCCCCGGGATCACCGCCGTCGCCGGCCTCGGCGGCCGGGCGATCACCAAGGCCTCGCTGCGGCGGCTGTTCGAGGCGGTGATCGTCGGCACGGCCGAGCCGCTGACCTTCCTCGACCTCGACCGCGGCATCGTCGAGCGCGAGCTCGCCCGGATGCGCGAGAAGCGCCGCTCCGGCCCGATCGCCGAGAACATCCTGAGGGACGTCGGCGCCGTCGCCGCCCGCATCGTCTGA
- a CDS encoding thiamine pyrophosphate-dependent enzyme, with protein sequence MSYTPIKFHQTGTHTLGNRLLAPEDRTVQSSLDRANALSCGHRACQGCGEALGARYAVDAAMAAAGRDLVAANATGCLEVFSTPYPETSWQLPWIHSLFGNAAAVATGIAAAMKVKGRSTRVIAQGGDGGTTDIGFGCLSGMFERDDDVLYVCYDNEAYMNTGVQRSSATPPAARTATTVAAGPEPGNRFGQGKDVPRIALAHEIPYVATATVANLRDLEAKVEKAMGFRGARYVHVLVPCPLGWGTPSDQTIRIARLAVETGLFPVFEAEHGEITGTLKIREKRPVEDYLRPQKRFAHLFSPEPATATIARLQAIADRNVARYGLLDPAAEV encoded by the coding sequence ATGAGCTACACGCCGATCAAGTTCCACCAGACCGGCACCCACACGCTGGGCAACCGGCTGCTGGCGCCCGAGGACCGCACGGTGCAGTCCTCCCTGGACCGGGCCAACGCGCTCTCCTGCGGCCACCGCGCCTGCCAGGGCTGCGGCGAGGCGCTCGGCGCGCGCTACGCCGTCGACGCCGCGATGGCCGCGGCCGGGCGCGACCTCGTCGCCGCCAACGCCACCGGCTGCCTCGAGGTGTTCTCGACGCCCTATCCGGAGACGTCCTGGCAGCTGCCGTGGATCCATTCGTTGTTCGGCAACGCCGCGGCGGTCGCCACCGGCATCGCCGCGGCGATGAAGGTCAAGGGCCGGTCGACCCGGGTGATCGCCCAGGGCGGCGACGGCGGCACCACGGACATCGGCTTCGGCTGCCTCTCCGGCATGTTCGAGCGCGACGACGACGTGCTCTACGTCTGCTACGACAACGAGGCCTACATGAACACCGGCGTGCAGCGCTCCTCGGCGACGCCGCCGGCCGCGCGCACCGCCACGACGGTCGCCGCCGGGCCCGAACCCGGCAACCGCTTCGGCCAGGGCAAGGACGTGCCGCGGATCGCGCTCGCCCACGAGATCCCCTACGTCGCCACCGCCACCGTCGCCAACCTGCGCGATCTCGAGGCCAAGGTGGAGAAGGCGATGGGCTTTCGCGGCGCCCGCTACGTCCACGTGCTGGTGCCGTGCCCGCTCGGCTGGGGCACGCCGTCCGACCAGACGATCCGGATCGCCCGCCTCGCGGTCGAGACCGGCCTGTTCCCGGTGTTCGAGGCCGAGCACGGCGAGATCACCGGCACGCTGAAGATCCGCGAGAAGCGCCCGGTCGAGGACTATCTCCGTCCGCAGAAGCGCTTCGCCCACCTGTTCTCGCCGGAGCCGGCGACCGCGACGATCGCCCGCCTGCAGGCGATCGCCGACCGCAACGTCGCCCGCTACGGGCTCCTCGATCCGGCCGCCGAGGTCTGA
- a CDS encoding NAD(P)-binding protein, with protein MDKPFAITLEVGSSRANHTGSWRTMRPVYADHLPPCNAACPAGENIQGWLYLAEEGRYEEAWRRLVEDNPLPAVMGRVCYHPCESACNRAKLDAAVGVNSVERFLGDLAIEKGWHFDPPAAPTGRRVLVVGAGPSGLSAAYHLARLGHAVEIRDAAPAAGGMMRYGIPKYRLPREVLDAEVARIEALGVRVVTGARVDDVEAAMTGFDAAFLAVGAHIGRRAYVPAGESARILDAVSVLAAMEGGEKPMLGRRVVVYGGGNTAMDVARTVKRLGADEAVVVYRRTRDRMPAHDFEVAEAIDEGVTMKWLSTIAHADGGAITIEKMALDGAGRPVPTGEFEELAADSVVLALGQDVDLSPLDRVPGLAVSDGVVAVDARMMTGRPGLFAGGDMVPSERTVTVAVGHGKKAARNVDAWLRGETPAVAERHAEAGFERLNTWYYTAAPRREREMLDAARRTTSFDEVVLGLDETTALFEARRCLSCGNCFECDNCYGICPDNAVVKLGPGNRFRIDYDFCKGCGLCAAECPCGAIDMVAEAV; from the coding sequence ATGGACAAGCCCTTCGCCATCACCCTCGAGGTCGGCTCGAGCCGCGCCAACCACACAGGTTCGTGGCGCACGATGCGGCCGGTCTACGCCGACCACCTGCCGCCCTGCAACGCCGCCTGCCCGGCCGGGGAGAACATCCAGGGCTGGCTCTACCTCGCCGAGGAGGGCCGCTACGAGGAGGCCTGGCGCCGCCTCGTCGAGGACAACCCGCTGCCGGCGGTGATGGGGCGGGTCTGCTACCATCCGTGCGAGAGCGCCTGCAACCGCGCCAAGCTCGACGCCGCCGTCGGCGTCAACTCGGTCGAGCGCTTCCTCGGCGACCTCGCGATCGAGAAGGGCTGGCACTTCGATCCGCCGGCGGCGCCGACCGGCCGGCGCGTTTTGGTCGTGGGGGCCGGTCCCTCCGGCCTGTCGGCCGCCTACCACCTCGCGCGGCTCGGCCACGCGGTCGAGATCCGCGACGCCGCCCCCGCGGCCGGCGGCATGATGCGCTACGGCATCCCGAAATACCGCCTGCCGCGCGAGGTGCTCGACGCCGAGGTCGCCCGGATCGAGGCGCTCGGCGTGCGCGTCGTCACCGGCGCCCGGGTCGACGACGTCGAGGCGGCGATGACCGGCTTCGACGCCGCCTTCCTCGCCGTCGGCGCCCACATCGGCCGGCGCGCCTACGTGCCGGCGGGCGAGAGCGCGCGCATCCTCGACGCGGTCTCGGTGCTCGCCGCCATGGAGGGCGGGGAGAAGCCGATGCTCGGCCGCCGCGTCGTCGTCTACGGCGGCGGCAACACCGCCATGGACGTGGCGCGCACGGTCAAGCGGCTCGGCGCCGACGAGGCGGTGGTGGTCTACCGCCGCACCCGCGACCGCATGCCGGCGCACGACTTCGAGGTCGCCGAGGCGATCGACGAGGGCGTCACGATGAAGTGGCTCTCGACCATTGCCCATGCCGACGGCGGCGCGATCACGATCGAGAAGATGGCGCTCGACGGCGCCGGCCGGCCGGTGCCGACCGGCGAGTTCGAGGAACTCGCCGCCGACAGCGTCGTACTGGCGCTCGGCCAGGACGTCGACCTCTCGCCGCTCGACCGCGTGCCGGGCCTCGCGGTGAGCGACGGCGTCGTCGCCGTCGACGCCCGGATGATGACGGGGCGTCCGGGCCTCTTCGCCGGCGGCGACATGGTGCCGTCCGAGCGCACGGTGACGGTGGCGGTCGGTCACGGCAAGAAGGCGGCGCGCAACGTCGACGCGTGGCTGCGCGGCGAGACTCCGGCCGTGGCCGAGCGGCACGCCGAGGCCGGCTTCGAGCGGCTCAACACCTGGTACTACACCGCCGCCCCGCGGCGCGAACGCGAGATGCTCGACGCCGCCCGTCGCACCACCTCCTTCGACGAGGTCGTGCTCGGCCTCGACGAGACCACCGCGCTGTTCGAGGCGCGGCGCTGCCTGTCCTGCGGCAACTGCTTCGAGTGCGACAACTGCTACGGCATCTGTCCCGACAACGCGGTGGTCAAGCTCGGACCCGGCAACCGCTTCCGGATCGACTACGACTTCTGCAAGGGCTGCGGCCTGTGCGCCGCGGAGTGTCCGTGCGGGGCGATCGACATGGTGGCCGAGGCGGTCTGA